The genomic region CCGGGGCAGGGGGCGATCTTGGTCGCGCGTCAGCTTTGTTCAAAGATCTGCCGCGTGAATTGCCCGATCTACCGCAACAATTGGCGAGGCATCGTCTGCGCACGGGTGATCTGGACGCGGCAATCGTCGAACTGGATGAAGCCCGATCGCGTCACCCGGACGATGTTTCGAATTGGGCGCTGACGGAAATAGCCTGGCGGCTTGCTGAAGACCCTCGGCATGACTGGTTGGTTGGCGATGGTGCATTATTCGGACCCGCAGATCTCGAAATGTCAGAAACAGAGCTGGCCGATCTGGCCGATCTGCTCCGAGATCTTCACGCGTCAGGGTCTGCGCCGATCGGACAAAGTGTACGCAGCGGAACGCAAACCCGCGGCAATATCTTCAAGCGGATTGAGCGACCGATACAGAATTTGCGGGGCAGGCTTGCCGTCGCTGTTTCCGAGTTCTGGAAAGCGCTTCCAGCGCGCGATGACGCGCATCCGCTGTTACGCCATCGTGATGCCAAGCCGACATTCGTAACCGGCTGGTCGATACGGATCATGGGCGGCGGTTTTCATGTCAGCCATGTGCATCCCGCGGGAGTTTTGAGTTCGGCTTTCTATGCGGCCGTGCCCGACGCGCTGGATCCGGAGCGACAGGAAGGATGGATCGAACTTGGGCGACCTCCCGAAGATCTCAAGATCGACCTTGAGCCACTGGCAACCATAGCGCCCAGGCCTGGTCGCCTTGTCCTGTTTCCGAGCTATCTCTATCACGGCACACGCGCCTTTCCCGCGGGGGAAAGGATGTCCGTCGCCTTTGATATCGCACCGTCCTGAAAGGACTTCCTATGACCAGATATTCCTCCGTCGCCATAGCTGCGTCCATCCTCATCTCAGCTCCAGCCTGTGCGCAGGACAATGAGATGGCTGATGTCGAAGTGACCAGTCAGCAGCTTGCACCAGGCATTGCCGTAATCTTCGGTCGAGGCGGCAATATCGGCGTCTCCTATGGCGAAGACGGAACCGTGCTGATCGACGATCAATTCGCTCCGCTCACCGCCCGCATTCAGGCGGCAATCAGTGATCTAGGCGCTGAACCGACGCGGTTTCTGATCAATACGCACTGGCATGGGGATCATAGCGGCGGCAATGAGAATTTCGGTGAAGCCGGCGCGCTGATCATGGCGCATGAAAATGTCCGGATCCGGATGGCGCAAGGGTCCGACGGGCGCCGCGTGGTTCCACCGGCCCCACCGGCCGCATTGCCGGTTGTAACCTATGAAGATGGCATAAAGCTGCATCTGAATGGCGATACCGTCCACGCCATCCATGTGCATGACGCACATACCGATGGGGACTCGGTGATCTGGTGGGAAAATGCCAATATTGTTCATATGGGCGATCTCTATTTTAGCGGTCGTACATTCCCGTATATCGATCGCGATAGCGGCGGCAGCGTCCAGGGCATGATCCGCGCCGCGAATATGGTGGTGGATATGACCAACGCCGAAACCCAGATTATTGCCGGCCATGGTCCGATGGGCACGCGCGCGGACTTGGTTGGCTATCGCGACATGCTCGTTGCAATCTCTTCGGCGGTGCAAACCGCGATCGATGCGGGCCGCTCGCTGGAAGAAATCCAGGC from Parasphingopyxis sp. CP4 harbors:
- a CDS encoding putative 2OG-Fe(II) oxygenase, which gives rise to MAESGSSDAQAQRNAAISAYHRGDADALALVSAALKNNPNDGGLLISEAALRLSRHESEPLARLEDILGRAPDWVDGHVALAGFRWEMGDTEGYLGEIEAALHKLPRHAGLWKNYISLLAGSGKLLAAADAAQTARETGFDMPMLRLIEAMHTGAGGDLGRASALFKDLPRELPDLPQQLARHRLRTGDLDAAIVELDEARSRHPDDVSNWALTEIAWRLAEDPRHDWLVGDGALFGPADLEMSETELADLADLLRDLHASGSAPIGQSVRSGTQTRGNIFKRIERPIQNLRGRLAVAVSEFWKALPARDDAHPLLRHRDAKPTFVTGWSIRIMGGGFHVSHVHPAGVLSSAFYAAVPDALDPERQEGWIELGRPPEDLKIDLEPLATIAPRPGRLVLFPSYLYHGTRAFPAGERMSVAFDIAPS
- a CDS encoding MBL fold metallo-hydrolase; translated protein: MTRYSSVAIAASILISAPACAQDNEMADVEVTSQQLAPGIAVIFGRGGNIGVSYGEDGTVLIDDQFAPLTARIQAAISDLGAEPTRFLINTHWHGDHSGGNENFGEAGALIMAHENVRIRMAQGSDGRRVVPPAPPAALPVVTYEDGIKLHLNGDTVHAIHVHDAHTDGDSVIWWENANIVHMGDLYFSGRTFPYIDRDSGGSVQGMIRAANMVVDMTNAETQIIAGHGPMGTRADLVGYRDMLVAISSAVQTAIDAGRSLEEIQAMGITADYDLEGGFISGERFIGFVHASLTDPSASEDTHDHDDGGHSH